One stretch of Sebastes umbrosus isolate fSebUmb1 chromosome 5, fSebUmb1.pri, whole genome shotgun sequence DNA includes these proteins:
- the uchl5 gene encoding ubiquitin carboxyl-terminal hydrolase isozyme L5: MAGSAGEWCLMESDPGVFTELIKGFGCKGSQVEEIWSMEPENFDNLKPVHGLIFLFKWQPGEEPAGSIVQDSRLDHIFFAKQVINNACATQAIVSVLLNCSHSDMLLGDTLTEFREFSQSFDAAMKGLALSNSEVIRQVHNSFARQQMFEFDAKSTAKDEDAFHFVSYVPVNGRLYELDGLREGPIDLGACNQDDWISAVRPVIEKRIQKYSEGEIRFNLMAIVSDRKMIYERKIAELQTQLTEDEPMDTDQSSTFLSSIQSEIAKYQLLIEEENQKLKRYKIENIRRKHNYLPFIMELLKTLAEYQQLIPLVEKAKEKQSAKKAQEAK, translated from the exons ATGGCTGGAAGCGCAGGAGAGTGGTGTCTGATGGAGAGCGACCCGGGCGTGTTCACAGAGCTGATAAAGGGTTTCG GTTGCAAAGGCTCCCAGGTTGAAGAGATCTGGAGTATGGAGCCAGAGAACTTTGACAACTTGAA ACCAGTTCATGGGTTGATTTTCCTGTTCAAGTGGCAGCCAGGTGAGGAGCCAGCTGGATCAATCGTTCAGGATTCCAGGCTTGACCACATCTTCTTTGCAAAACAG gTCATTAACAACGCCTGTGCAACCCAGGCCATAGTCAGCGTTCTGCTCAACTGCTCCCATTCTGACATGTTGCTCGGAGACACGCTGACAGAGTTCAGAGAGTTTTCACAGAGTTTCGACGCTGCT ATGAAAGGTTTGGCTCTCAGCAACTCTGAAGTGATCCGACAAGTTCACAACAGCTTTGCAAG ACAGCAAATGTTTGAATTTGATGCCAAGTCGACAGCAAAGGACGAGGACGCCTTTCACTTTGTGAGCTACGTTCCTGTAAACGGCAGACTATACGAGCTGGATGGACTCAGAGAGGGACCAATTGACCTGG gTGCATGCAACCAGGACGACTGGATCAGCGCAGTTCGCCCAGTGATcgagaaaagaatacagaa GTACAGTGAAGGAGAGATCCGATTCAACCTAATGGCCATTGTGTCAGACAGAAAGATGATATATGAGAGAAAAATCGCAGAGCTCCAGACCCAGCTTACTGAG GATGAACCAATGGACACAGACCAGAGCAGCACATTTCTCAGCTCCATCCAGTCCGAGATTGCCAAGTACCAGCTCCTTATTGAAGAGGAGAATCAGAAACTTAAAAGATATAAA ATTGAAAACATTCGGCGAAAGCACAACTACCTTCCTTTCATCATGGAGCTGCTGAAGACACTGGCGGAGTACCAACAGTTAATACCTTTGGTGGAGAAG GCGAAGGAGAAACAGAGTGCCAAAAAAGCCCAGGAGGCCaagtga
- the rgs2 gene encoding regulator of G-protein signaling 2, whose amino-acid sequence MRENLAIVSSQNMALIDSMKPTDLSAERKGIKRKNWRNRIGLLLQTNSPKSILHLMKNRPYRPTADDVHQWAQSLDKLLSHKYGKAAFCIFLKSEFCEENIEFWTACEDFSALTSQKELASKANSIYEEFIKNEAPKEINLDYQTKNAIIQSLHEPTVTSFLAAQMKAYSLMENNSYPRFIYSDLYKELCAAARVEGKHIKS is encoded by the exons ATGCGAGAGAACCTTGCCATTGTCTCATCCCAAAACATGGCGCTCATTGACTCTATGAAACCCACTGACCTGTCCGCAGAGAGGAAGGGGATAAA gaggaaaaactggaggAACAGAATAGGATTACTCTTGCAGACAAACTCTCCCAAGTCGATATTacatctgatgaaaaacagaCCTTACAG GCCGACTGCTGATGACGTGCACCAGTGGGCGCAGTCGCTTGACAAACTGCTCAGTCATAAAT ATGGAAAAGCTGCCTTTTGTATCTTCCTGAAGTCTGAGTTCTGCGAAGAGAACATTGAGTTTTGGACAGCATGTGAGGATTTCAGTGCTCTCACGTCGCAGAAAGAGCTGGCGTCCAAGGCCAACAGCATTTACGAAGAGTTCATTAAAAATGAAGCTCCCAAAGAG ATAAACCTGGATTACCAAACTAAAAACGCCATCATCCAGAGCCTCCACGAGCCCACTGTGACCAGCTTCCTGGCAGCACAGATGAAAGCCTACAGCCTGATGGAGAACAACTCGTACCCCAGATTTATCTACTCCGACCTCTACAAAGAACTGTGTGCGGCTGCCAGGGTAGAGGGCAAGCACATTAAGTCCTAG